One stretch of Hypanus sabinus isolate sHypSab1 chromosome 29, sHypSab1.hap1, whole genome shotgun sequence DNA includes these proteins:
- the LOC132382980 gene encoding uncharacterized protein LOC132382980 isoform X2 — translation MEHFSSGSNHAVLADPGLVRTPGPDVVLVLLKHVIYSLAVCLPANRATWRFAVSVGLLRGVQPGDRSRTHDRLQLSVINVLRKAGSIEVRAEGKWVLSGVYQPLARCCRRKMSACDALAFPPAHCSWRKVPVFKWSLTPSMLLDDGCRFSRPWTQLVYWTLSSRYDVFLVSGRSFFC, via the exons ATGGAACATTTCTCGTCAGGCTCAAACCACGCGGTCCTGGCTGACCCAGGCTTGGTCCGCACTCCTGGGCCAG atgTGGTTCTGGTTCTGTTGAAACACGTGATCTACAGTTTGGCGGTGTGTCTTCCAGCCAATCGAGCGACCTGGCGCTTTGCCGTCTCCGTGGGGCTCCTGAGAGGCGTGCAGCCTGGAGACAGGTCGCGAACCCATGATCGACTGCAGTTATCAGTGATTAATGTGCTGAGGAAGGCTGGAAGCATTGAGGTGCGTGCAGAAGGCAAGTGGGTGCTTAGCGGCGTCTACCAGCCCCTTGCTCGCTGCTGCCGGAGGAAGATGTCTGCGTGCGACGCTCTCGCTTTCCCTCCTGCTCACTGCTCCTGGAGGAAGGTTCCCGTGTTCAAATGGTCCCTCACCCCCTCGATGCTGTTGGACGATGGTTGCAGATTTTCTAGGCCTTGGACACAGCTTGTGTATTGGACTCTGAGTTCACGTtacgatgtgtttctggtttctggccgctcctttttttgttga